CATGGCGCGGCGCAGCTTGCCGAGCGCGCGGTGCAGCCGCGCCTTCATCGTGCCCTCGGGGACGCCGTAGATCGCGGCGATCTCCTTCACGGGCAGGTCCTCGTAATACCGCAGGGCGACCCAGTTGCGTTCCTCGTTCGACAGCTCGGCGAGATGTCGTTCGATCCGCTGACGCTGCCTGAACCTCTCCAGCTTCAGGGCGGGATCCTGTTCGCTGTCCGCGAACACCTCCTCGCCCATGCTGTCGATCGGCGCGAGCCAACTCCTCTGCCGCTGCGCCAGCTTCAGGTGGCGGTTCAGCCGGTTGACCGCGATGCGGTACAGCCAAGCCTGGAACGGCTTGTTCAGCCAGCGGAACTGCCACAACCGGTCCAGGGCGAGGTGGAACACGTCGGCGGTCAGGTCCTGGGCGTCCACCCGGTTCTTGAGCCGGTTGAAGAAGAAGCGAAAAATCCGATCGTAATAGTACTCGTACAGATAATCGAACAGCTCGGCATCGATCTTCGCGCCCTGGATGCGCCCCAGCTCGAAGGCGAGCCGGCGCGGATCGTCGACCTCGGCCGTCTTCGGGTCGAAGACGTCCTTGGGGATGGGCGGCTGCCCGGGATGTTC
The DNA window shown above is from bacterium and carries:
- a CDS encoding RNA polymerase sigma factor; its protein translation is MARDEHPGQPPIPKDVFDPKTAEVDDPRRLAFELGRIQGAKIDAELFDYLYEYYYDRIFRFFFNRLKNRVDAQDLTADVFHLALDRLWQFRWLNKPFQAWLYRIAVNRLNRHLKLAQRQRSWLAPIDSMGEEVFADSEQDPALKLERFRQRQRIERHLAELSNEERNWVALRYYEDLPVKEIAAIYGVPEGTMKARLHRALGKLRRAM